In the Candidatus Firestonebacteria bacterium RIFOXYD2_FULL_39_29 genome, one interval contains:
- a CDS encoding rRNA maturation RNase YbeY, with protein MIKSNNEIEIIFNKVKSGYKRFSKAKVKAVIGILLKKERIKKSVTVVFTDDETIKKLNRFYRYRNEITDVLSFEYGKSSEIMGEIVISLQTAKKQSLKYGNSYLKEALILLIHGFYHISGYRHYKRSDYKEMKEKEESAIKLLIKKRMLF; from the coding sequence ATGATAAAAAGTAATAACGAAATAGAAATTATTTTTAATAAAGTCAAATCCGGATACAAGCGGTTTTCAAAAGCTAAGGTGAAAGCGGTCATTGGCATTCTGTTAAAGAAAGAACGGATAAAAAAGTCTGTTACAGTTGTTTTTACTGATGATGAGACTATAAAGAAACTTAACCGGTTTTACAGATACAGGAACGAAATCACCGATGTTTTATCTTTTGAATATGGAAAGAGTTCGGAGATTATGGGAGAAATCGTTATATCTCTCCAAACAGCAAAGAAACAGTCGTTAAAATACGGTAACAGTTATTTAAAGGAAGCATTGATATTGTTAATACACGGTTTTTATCATATTTCAGGATACAGGCACTATAAGAGGTCAGATTATAAAGAAATGAAAGAAAAGGAAGAGTCTGCGATTAAATTGTTAATAAAGAAAAGGATGCTATTTTAA
- a CDS encoding phosphate starvation-inducible protein PhoH: MKQISKNINVKDTREAINIFGTNDEILRFIEKEFRVKLIARGHSLIVNGGKDTVLVVENIFNNLKSMHNDGEHIHLEAVKKLSSLYKDEERAASVDLLVSNENAVAVPSKKRFIKPKTDGQRKYIEAIRKRDMIFAIGPAGTGKTYLAVAMAVSALQSGSIDRIVLTRPAVEAGEKLGFLPGTFQEKVNPYLRPLYDAMYDMMDIERFMELMQRDVVEVAPLAYMRGRTLNNCFIILDEAQNTTPEQMKMFITRLGFGSKAVITGDTTQIDLPKEKESGLVFIERILKDIKEIIFIHLTARDAVRHDLVQKIIVAFEKHDKK; encoded by the coding sequence ATGAAACAAATATCGAAAAATATAAATGTAAAAGACACCAGAGAAGCAATTAACATCTTTGGTACTAATGATGAAATCCTCCGTTTTATAGAGAAAGAATTCCGGGTTAAATTGATCGCAAGGGGTCATTCTTTGATTGTTAACGGAGGAAAAGACACAGTATTAGTTGTAGAAAATATATTTAATAATCTCAAGAGTATGCATAATGACGGAGAACATATTCATCTTGAAGCTGTAAAAAAATTGTCTTCACTCTATAAAGACGAAGAAAGAGCTGCATCAGTAGATTTATTAGTCAGCAATGAAAATGCTGTGGCTGTTCCGTCAAAAAAACGCTTTATTAAACCCAAGACGGACGGTCAGAGAAAATATATTGAAGCCATTAGAAAGCGCGATATGATATTTGCAATAGGGCCTGCCGGCACGGGGAAAACTTATCTTGCAGTGGCAATGGCTGTTTCTGCACTGCAATCAGGCTCTATTGACAGAATAGTCCTAACCAGACCTGCGGTTGAAGCGGGAGAAAAACTGGGATTTTTACCGGGAACTTTTCAGGAAAAAGTTAACCCGTATCTCAGACCTTTGTACGATGCAATGTATGATATGATGGACATTGAGCGTTTTATGGAGCTAATGCAAAGAGATGTTGTAGAGGTTGCTCCTCTTGCTTATATGAGGGGAAGGACTCTTAATAATTGTTTCATTATTCTTGATGAAGCGCAAAATACCACACCTGAGCAGATGAAAATGTTCATAACCCGTCTTGGCTTTGGATCTAAGGCGGTTATAACCGGAGATACTACCCAGATAGACCTTCCAAAAGAGAAAGAATCCGGATTGGTGTTTATTGAAAGAATACTTAAAGATATAAAGGAGATCATCTTTATACATCTTACAGCAAGGGATGCGGTGAGGCATGATCTTGTGCAAAAAATAATAGTTGCATTTGAGAAACATGATAAAAAGTAA